A stretch of DNA from Alkalidesulfovibrio alkalitolerans DSM 16529:
CTTTGCCCGGACGGGGCGTGCGGCATTTCAAGGGTCATGACCAGCGCGTCTTCATTCGTATCGGGATAATATCGCGTGCGCACTCCCGTCCGCGCGAAGCCGTGGGCCTCATACAGCCCGATGGCCGCGGCGTTGGACCGGCGCACCTCCAGAAACACGCGATTTATGCACAGTTCGGCCGCGTTTTGCAACATGGCGCCGAGCAGCGTGCGGCCAAATCCCATGCGCCGCAACTGCGGAATCACGGCGATGTTCACGATCTCCGCCTCGTCGGCCACGGCATAGAACGAACAATATCCTACGAGTTCGCTGCCGCTCTCCCGAAGTCCGAACACGTGCAGCACCCGTTCGCGCAGGCCGTAGGCGAGTTGCTCCTCGGTCCAGGGGTGGGAGAAGCAGGCGCGTTCGAGCCGGGCGAGGTCCGGCGCGTCCTCGGGCGTCAGCCGGACGACGGAGGCTTTCGGGCGGACGTCGTGCTGCGGTGTTGTGACCATGCGTCATGTCGGGTAGGAGGTTTCCCAGGAGTCGGCCATGGCCAGAAAAAGCAGACGACGCACGCTTACGCCTTCGGACCACGCCCCCCGGGACGTCGAGTATATCGAGGTCGTGGACGAAGGCAATCGCCCTCTTGCCGTCATGGGCATCGACGACGTGCATGCCCAGACGCTCATGCATCGCTCGGTGGTCGTCCTCGTCTACAACGCGCAGGGGAAGGTCTACCTGCAACGGCGAAGCGCATCAAAAAGCCGTTTTCCCGGGCGCTGGGACCTTTCGGCCACGGGGCACGTCACGGCCGGGGAGGCTGTGGAGGACGCCGCCGCGCGCGAACTGGCCGAGGAATTGGGAATCACTGGAAAGCGCCTGCGGCGCGTGGGTGAGGCTTCACCCTCCCCCGCCACCGGGTACGAGTTTGTGACCGTATTTTCGGCGGGCGTGGTCCAGGAGACGCCGGTGCCCAATCCCGATGAGGTGGACGGCGGCTATTTCGTTGATCGAACCGAGCTTTCCTGCTTGATCGACCAGTTTCGGGAGTTGTTGACCCCCACGCTTCTGCATTTCTGGGAAAACAACCTGCTTTTCTCTCACCCGCTCGAAAGCGGTGGGCAGACGTTGGGGCCGACAGCCTAAAATGTGTCAGCCGTCGCCTTTCTCCATGTCCAGGAGTAGCAGCCGGGAGAGGACTTCGTGCACGAGGCCGTTGCTGGCCAGGATGCCGTCCGCGCCGAGATCGTACGGCACATTTGCGTCAAAGGCGCTCACGCGGCCGCCCGCCTCTTCCACCAGGAGCCAACCTGCCGCCGTGTCCCAGGGCTTGAGCGCGTACTCGTAAAAGCCGTCGTAGCGTCCTGCGGCCACATAGGCCAGGTCGATGGCCGCGGCTCCCGGCCTGCGCACGCCCTGCGTGGCCAGGAGCATGCGGCGCATGTGGGCCAGGATGCGTTCAGCGTAGCGTTCGATGGCGTAGGGAAAACCCGTGGCCACGATGCTGTCGACGAGCGCGTCGCAGTTTGAGACGCGTATGGGGAGGCCGTTGCAAAACGCCCCTCCCCCCCGCCGGGCGTGGTAGGTTTCGCCGAGCATGGGCGCCTCGACCACAGCAAGTTCGCTACGCCCTTCGCGCCAAAGCGCCACGGATACGGCCACGAAAGGAATTCGGTGCGCGAAGTTGGTGGTGCCGTCGAGCGGATCGACCACCCAGGCCAGCTCGCCCGGCCCCGAGCCGTCCGATGACTCCTCTCCGTAAAAGGACGCTTCGGGCAGCAGCCGCGCAAGCTCCTCGCGCAACAATGCCTCGCAGTGAAGGTCCGTGGCCGTCACCAGGTCGATGCGGCCCTTGTTGACGATGTCGCGCTCCTGGTTCCAGTCGGCGCGGATGACGTCGGCGGCCTTGGCCGTGGCGGCCATGAGCCCGTCCATGAGATCCTTTGATATCATCGTCGTTCTCCCAAAAAACGGAAAGGCGGCCCGCGGACCGCCTTTCCCGTGTTGAAACATCCGGCGCGCCGGACGATCAGTTGATGAACACGGCCTTGAAGGTCGTCTCGTCGGCCATGGTTTTGCCTGTGCCGCGCACCACGGTCGTCAACGGATCCTCGTCGATGATGACGTGCAACTGTGTCTCCTTGGCAATGAGGCGGTCCAGTCCTTTCAGTAACGCCCCTCCGCCCGCGAGCAGAAGGCCGTTGCGGGCGATGTCCCCCACGAGTTCCGGCGGCGTCTTCTCCAGGGCGGTCCTGGTGGCGCGCACGATTACCGACACGGGTTCCTGGATGGCTTCGCGGATGTGGCCATCCGTGACCGTGATGGAGGTCGGCGTTCCGTTAACCAGGTTCTTGCCCGAGACTTCCATGGTCAATTGTTCGGACAACGGCCAGGCCGAGCCGATGGCGATTTTGATGCGCTCAGCCGTGTTCTCGCCAATGAGCATCTGAAATTGATCTTGAAAATATCGTTGGATGGATTCGTTCAGTTCATCGCCCGCCACGCGGACGGATTCGGCGTAGGCCACGGCGGAAAGAGAAATGACGGCCACTTCGGTGGTGCCGCCGCCAATGTCCACGACCATGTTGCCTATGGGTTGCTCGATGGGCAGTCCCGCGCCGATGGCTGCGGCCATCGGCTCCTCGACGAGTCTGACCTCGCGTGCTCCGGCCTGCTGTGCAGACTCGATGACCGCTCGCTTTTCCACCTGAGTGATGCCGGTGGGCACGCAGATCACGATTCTCGGCTTGACGATGTTCAGACCGGTTATGACCTTGCGTATGAAGAAGGAGATCATCTCCCGCGTGACTTCGAAGTCGGCGATGACGCCGTCCTTCAGGGGCCTGATGGCGCGGATCTTCCCCGGCGTACGGCCCATGTACTCCTTGGCTTCCCTGCCCACGGCGATGATTTTGCCTTCCCGGTTGTCGATGGCCACGACGGACGGCTCATTGAGCACGATGCCGTCTTTGGCGGTGTAGAGCAGCGTGTTGGCCGTGCCCAGGTCCATGGCCAAGTTCTTGCCGAGAAAGCCGAAAAGTTTGCTCAGGAACATAGGTCTCGTCACGCCTCTGTTTGGAAGGAATTCCGGCGAAAACGCCGCACACATCACCGCTCGAACAATTATTCTGTTCCCGCCTGGGAGGTCAAACGATTTCTCAAGTAAAGGTTTTCAAGAAAGAGGGCCAAGTTATCCGCGACCAGCCCCAGGAATTCCTTGAGTGGGTCGTTAATGTTCAGCGAACGCTCGTCGGCCAGGACGAGCACCCCTCTGGTCTTCTTGTGGACCAGGAGAGGCAGACAGACGATCGTGGTGAACGGCGGCGTGACGACGTCCCTGCCGAAGAGAGGCATGCGCGAGGGTGACTCTCTCTCGCCGGAAAAGACCGGCACGCCGTTGTTGAAGACCCAGCCGATGACCCCGCTGC
This window harbors:
- the rimI gene encoding ribosomal protein S18-alanine N-acetyltransferase — encoded protein: MVTTPQHDVRPKASVVRLTPEDAPDLARLERACFSHPWTEEQLAYGLRERVLHVFGLRESGSELVGYCSFYAVADEAEIVNIAVIPQLRRMGFGRTLLGAMLQNAAELCINRVFLEVRRSNAAAIGLYEAHGFARTGVRTRYYPDTNEDALVMTLEMPHAPSGQSGQPAWPRHGNQGRDDEKS
- a CDS encoding rod shape-determining protein, with amino-acid sequence MFLSKLFGFLGKNLAMDLGTANTLLYTAKDGIVLNEPSVVAIDNREGKIIAVGREAKEYMGRTPGKIRAIRPLKDGVIADFEVTREMISFFIRKVITGLNIVKPRIVICVPTGITQVEKRAVIESAQQAGAREVRLVEEPMAAAIGAGLPIEQPIGNMVVDIGGGTTEVAVISLSAVAYAESVRVAGDELNESIQRYFQDQFQMLIGENTAERIKIAIGSAWPLSEQLTMEVSGKNLVNGTPTSITVTDGHIREAIQEPVSVIVRATRTALEKTPPELVGDIARNGLLLAGGGALLKGLDRLIAKETQLHVIIDEDPLTTVVRGTGKTMADETTFKAVFIN
- a CDS encoding inositol monophosphatase family protein, which translates into the protein MISKDLMDGLMAATAKAADVIRADWNQERDIVNKGRIDLVTATDLHCEALLREELARLLPEASFYGEESSDGSGPGELAWVVDPLDGTTNFAHRIPFVAVSVALWREGRSELAVVEAPMLGETYHARRGGGAFCNGLPIRVSNCDALVDSIVATGFPYAIERYAERILAHMRRMLLATQGVRRPGAAAIDLAYVAAGRYDGFYEYALKPWDTAAGWLLVEEAGGRVSAFDANVPYDLGADGILASNGLVHEVLSRLLLLDMEKGDG
- a CDS encoding NUDIX hydrolase; the encoded protein is MARKSRRRTLTPSDHAPRDVEYIEVVDEGNRPLAVMGIDDVHAQTLMHRSVVVLVYNAQGKVYLQRRSASKSRFPGRWDLSATGHVTAGEAVEDAAARELAEELGITGKRLRRVGEASPSPATGYEFVTVFSAGVVQETPVPNPDEVDGGYFVDRTELSCLIDQFRELLTPTLLHFWENNLLFSHPLESGGQTLGPTA